Proteins encoded by one window of Salvia splendens isolate huo1 chromosome 5, SspV2, whole genome shotgun sequence:
- the LOC121804735 gene encoding zinc finger A20 and AN1 domain-containing stress-associated protein 5-like, whose amino-acid sequence MAQRMEKEETEFKVVPETMSLCVKCGVAGNSAAANNLCQKCFNATAAASTSVGAVAKPFNHVLLEKSFRSSSFLPERRLASAATSRDLKREASVAAVSMKREVNRCSGCRKKVGLTGFRCRCGDLLCPDHRYPDRHDCSYDYKSAGREAIARENPVVKAAKIVKI is encoded by the coding sequence ATGGCGCAGaggatggagaaggaggagacGGAGTTCAAGGTCGTACCTGAGACCATGTCGCTGTGCGTCAAGTGCGGCGTGGCCGGAAACTCCGCCGCTGCTAATAATCTCTGTCAGAAGTGTTTCAACGCAACCGCAGCGGCATCAACCTCCGTCGGTGCCGTGGCGAAGCCGTTTAATCACGTTTTGTTGGAGAAATCCTTCAGATCTAGCTCGTTTCTGCCGGAGAGGAGGCTCGCTTCTGCTGCGACGAGCCGAGATCTGAAGAGAGAGGCCTCCGTAGCTGCGGTTTCGATGAAGAGAGAAGTTAATCGGTGCTCCGGTTGTCGGAAGAAGGTAGGTCTGACCGGGTTCCGATGCCGGTGCGGAGACCTTCTCTGCCCCGATCATCGATACCCCGATCGGCACGACTGCAGCTATGATTACAAATCGGCCGGCCGGGAAGCGATCGCGAGGGAGAATCCGGTGGTCAAAGCCGCGAAAATCGTCAAAATCTGA
- the LOC121804734 gene encoding ABC transporter B family member 11-like isoform X1, whose amino-acid sequence MANMESAPSSSIFSVADSTDKVLMLVGTVGAIGHGLSVPLMALIFGSLVNAFEQSQTKNTVPMVSEVSLEFVYLALGCGLASFLQVSCWTITGERQSARIRRLYLQAILRQDIAYFDEKVSTGEIIEKMSSDTNLIHDAIGEKAGKFVQVVTTLLGGFVVAFAKGWLLALVMFSVLPLTVMSSVVIYSLGFKINSLAQKARNDAANVVHQTFGCIRTVASFNGEKQAVASYKKFLASSYKFDMFAVLSGGSEFGFHMFTMFCTYAMAVWFGAKMIIHNGYTGGEVYTVLLAMIMGSSSLGHVSRPLAAFAAGKAAALSMFETINRTLSIDAYDTRGKILNDIRGDIELKCVTFSYPTRPKELIFDSFSLFIPNGTTVALVGQSGSGKSTIISLIERFYDPVLGEVLIDGTDLREFKLKWIRSKIGLVSQEPLLFNASIKENIAYGKDEATSDQIRAAADLANAKDFIDMLPQGMDTVVGERGVQLSGGQKQRVAIARAIIKDPRILLLDEATSALDGDSERVVQEALEKIKMNRTTVIVAHRLSTIRNANLIVVLHQGKLVEKGTHAELLKDPQGMYSNLICSQEVNNKLEQNIDDRYITCATRFGLESSRSLGMASSSPGSLSISSSKTALDVKSSFSTDTSEYHPEVSLYRLAHLNKPEALVLIAGAVVAVITGAILPVFGLLTSIMIKTFFELPDKMRKDSEFWALMFLILGIVALVAYSLRSYLFGVAGNKLIKRIREMCFEKLVSMEIEWFDMAKNSSGVISARLSTDAAMIRALVGDALAQIVQEIASLLVGFAIAFEACWQLALIVGAMMPLLGLNTYVQMKSAKGFIKEAKLMNERASQVANDAVGNMRTVASFCAQEKIMEIYKEKCEGPASSGTKPGLIGGIGFGASMCFLYLVYAASFYAGGRLVEDGKTTTANVFCVRLHGSVSSHCAHLHNAVLANTQVFFVLSMVATAISTWSAMAPDSGKAKAAAASIFAILDGKSKLDPRHESGITLENIDGEIEFRHVYFSYPSRPDIQILKDLSLTVSSRKMVGLVGESGSGKSTVISLLQRFYEYDSGHITLDGIEIHKLQLKWLRQQMGLVNQEPVLFNDTIRANIAYGKGESPTEAEIIAAAKSANAHEFISGLNQGYDTVVGERGVHLSGGQKQRVAIARAIIKKPKILLLDEATSALDAESEKIVQEALDRVMVNRSTIVVAHRLSTIRGADSIAVFKNGCIVEKGNHQSLINIKDGYYSSLVKLHHAALP is encoded by the exons ATGGCAAATATGGAGAGTGCTCCGTCTTCATCGATATTCTCTGTTGCCGATTCTACAGACAAAGTTCTGATGTTGGTAGGCACAGTTGGTGCCATTGGTCATGGACTGTCAGTGCCTCTGATGGCTCTGATTTTCGGAAGCTTAGTGAATGCTTTCGAGCAATCTCAAACGAAGAACACCGTACCAATGGTGTCCGAG GTTTCACTTGAATTTGTGTACTTGGCTCTCGGGTGTGGACTTGCTTCTTTTCTTC AAGTGTCGTGTTGGACGATCACTGGGGAGAGGCAGTCTGCTCGAATTAGGAGGCTATATTTGCAGGCTATACTGCGACAAGATATTGCTTACTTTGATGAGAAAGTAAGCACCggagaaataattgaaaagaTGTCTAGTGACACTAATCTTATTCACGATGCCATTGGAGAGAAG GCGGGGAAGTTTGTCCAAGTTGTAACGACGTTACTCGGAGGCTTTGTGGTTGCCTTTGCAAAAGGGTGGCTCCTTGCACTAGTCATGTTTTCAGTACTTCCTTTGACAGTCATGTCCTCTGTCGTCATCTACTCTCTCGGTTTCAAGATTAATTCTCTGGCTCAGAAAGCGCGCAATGATGCTGCCAACGTAGTGCATCAAACATTTGGCTGTATCAGAACT GTTGCATCATTCAATGGTGAGAAACAAGCTGTTGCTAGCTACAAGAAGTTTCTTGCTAGCTCCTACAAATTCGACATGTTTGCAGTCTTGAGTGGCGGATCAGAATTCGGATTCCATATGTTTACCATGTTCTGCACTTATGCTATGGCTGTTTGGTTTGGTGCCAAAATGATCATACATAATGGTTATACTGGAGGGGAAGTGTATACAGTGCTCCTTGCAATGATAATGGGATCTTC TTCTCTGGGCCATGTGTCGCGTCCACTAGCTGCATTTGCAGCAGGCAAAGCAGCAGCTTTAAGTATGTTTGAGACGATAAATAGGACACTGAGCATTGATGCATATGACACGAGAGGAAAAATATTGAACGACATTCGTGGAGACATAGAGTTGAAGTGTGTCACTTTCAGCTATCCAACAAGACCAAAAGAGCTaatatttgattcattttctcTGTTTATTCCCAATGGAACAACTGTAGCTTTGGTCGGGCAGAGTGGAAGCGGGAAGTCTACTATTATTAGTCTAATAGAGCGGTTTTATGATCCAGTTTTGGGTGAGGTATTGATTGATGGAACTGATCTACGAGAATTCAAGCTCAAGTGGATTAGATCAAAGATAGGCCTAGTTAGCCAGGAGCCACTACTTTTCAATGCCAGCATCAAGGAAAATATCGCGTATGGCAAAGACGAGGCGACTTCAGACCAGATTAGAGCAGCAGCAGATTTGGCAAACGCAAAAGATTTCATTGATATGCTTCCTCAG GGGATGGATACCGTGGTCGGGGAGCGTGGCGTGCAGCTTTCTGGTGGTCAGAAACAAAGAGTTGCAATAGCTAGAGCAATCATAAAGGATCCCAGAATTCTACTTCTAGATGAGGCAACAAGCGCGCTAGATGGAGACTCTGAGAGAGTCGTACAAGAGGCGTTGGAAAAGATCAAGATGAATCGAACGACTGTCATTGTTGCACATCGCTTGAGCACTATTAGAAATGCTAATTTAATTGTTGTTCTTCACCAAGGGAAACTGGTTGAGAAAG GTACACATGCCGAACTACTCAAGGATCCTCAGGGGATGTATTCGAATCTGATATGCTCTCAAGAAGTAAACAACAAATTGGAGCAAAACATTGATGACAGATACATAACATGTGCCACAAGATTTGGCTTAGAGAGTTCACGATCATTGGGAATGGCAAGCAGCAGCCCTGGTTCATTGTCAATTAGTTCCTCGAAAACAGCATTAGATGTTAAGTCTTCCTTCTCTACTGATACATCAGAATACCATCCGGAAGTCTCACTTTATCGCCTTGCTCATCTCAACAAGCCAGAGGCACTAGTGCTAATAGCAGGAGCTGTAGTTGCTGTCATAACTGGGGCAATACTGCCCGTTTTTGGCTTACTAACCTCTATCATGATCAAGACATTTTTTGAGTTGCCTGATAAAATGAGGAAGGATTCAGAATTCTGGGCTTTGATGTTTCTCATTCTTGGAATAGTAGCACTGGTTGCATATTCATTAAGGTCATACTTGTTTGGTGTGGCTGGGAATAAACTGATTAAGCGAATCAGAGAAATGTGCTTCGAGAAGTTGGTTAGCATGGAGATAGAATGGTTTGATATGGCTAAGAACTCCAGCGGCGTGATCAGTGCAAGGCTCTCGACTGATGCAGCTATGATCCGTGCTCTCGTTGGAGATGCATTGGCACAGATTGTGCAAGAAATCGCCTCACTTCTAGTTGGGTTCGCTATAGCTTTTGAAGCATGTTGGCAGCTGGCACTTATAGTTGGTGCAATGATGCCTCTCTTAGGACTCAACACCTATGTACAGATGAAGTCTGCCAAAGGCTTCATCAAGGAAGCAAAG TTGATGAATGAGAGAGCGAGTCAAGTAGCGAACGATGCTGTTGGTAATATGAGAACGGTAGCTTCGTTTTGTGCTCAAGAAAAGATCATGGAGATTTACAAGGAGAAATGTGAAGGGCCAGCTTCAAGTGGGACAAAACCAGGATTGATTGGTGGAATTGGATTTGGTGCATCTATGTGCTTTCTATATTTGGTTTATGCTGCCAGCTTCTATGCAGGTGGTCGGCTCGTTGAGGATGGGAAAACTACCACTGctaatgtattttgtgtacgttTACATGGCTCTGTCTCATCACATTGCGCTCATTTGCATAATGCAGTTCTTGCAAACACGCAGGTTTTCTTCGTTCTATCAATGGTGGCCACAGCAATATCCACTTGGAGTGCCATGGCTCCAGATTCAGGCAAAGCAAAGGCGGCAGCCGCCTCCATATTTGCCATTCTTGATGGCAAATCCAAGCTTGATCCTAGACACGAGTCAGGGATCACTCTCGAAAATATTGACGGGGAAATTGAATTCAGACATGTTTACTTCAGCTATCCAAGTAGGCCAGACATTCAGATTTTAAAGGATCTTTCTTTGACGGTCAGCAGTCGCAAG ATGGTTGGTCTAGTTGGGGAGAGTGGAAGTGGTAAATCAACTGTGATCTCATTACTCCAAAGATTTTATGAATATGACTCTGGTCACATCACACTTGATGGGATTGAAATACATAAGCTCCAGCTGAAATGGCTAAGGCAGCAGATGGGGCTGGTGAACCAAGAGCCGGTCTTGTTCAACGACACAATCCGAGCAAACATCGCTTATGGCAAAGGAGAGTCCCCGACCGAGGCTGAGATCATAGCTGCAGCAAAATCAGCCAATGCACATGAATTTATCAGTGGGCTGAACCAG GGATATGATACGGTAGTAGGAGAGAGAGGGGTTCACCTATCGGGCGGGCAGAAGCAGCGCGTGGCAATTGCAAGAGCGATAATCAAGAAGCCAAAGATACTTCTACTAGACGAGGCAACGAGCGCATTGGATGCGGAGTCGGAGAAGATAGTTCAAGAGGCTCTAGATAGAGTGATGGTGAACAGAAGCACAATTGTAGTAGCACATAGGCTATCTACAATCAGGGGAGCAGACTCCATTGCGGTGTTCAAGAATGGATGCATTGTGGAGAAAGGAAATCACCAAAGCTTGATCAATATCAAAGATGGCTATTACTCCTCTCTTGTAAAACTTCACCATGCTGCATTGCCTTAA
- the LOC121804734 gene encoding ABC transporter B family member 11-like isoform X2, giving the protein MANMESAPSSSIFSVADSTDKVLMLVGTVGAIGHGLSVPLMALIFGSLVNAFEQSQTKNTVPMVSEVSLEFVYLALGCGLASFLQVSCWTITGERQSARIRRLYLQAILRQDIAYFDEKVSTGEIIEKMSSDTNLIHDAIGEKAGKFVQVVTTLLGGFVVAFAKGWLLALVMFSVLPLTVMSSVVIYSLGFKINSLAQKARNDAANVVHQTFGCIRTVASFNGEKQAVASYKKFLASSYKFDMFAVLSGGSEFGFHMFTMFCTYAMAVWFGAKMIIHNGYTGGEVYTVLLAMIMGSSSLGHVSRPLAAFAAGKAAALSMFETINRTLSIDAYDTRGKILNDIRGDIELKCVTFSYPTRPKELIFDSFSLFIPNGTTVALVGQSGSGKSTIISLIERFYDPVLGEVLIDGTDLREFKLKWIRSKIGLVSQEPLLFNASIKENIAYGKDEATSDQIRAAADLANAKDFIDMLPQGMDTVVGERGVQLSGGQKQRVAIARAIIKDPRILLLDEATSALDGDSERVVQEALEKIKMNRTTVIVAHRLSTIRNANLIVVLHQGKLVEKGTHAELLKDPQGMYSNLICSQEVNNKLEQNIDDRYITCATRFGLESSRSLGMASSSPGSLSISSSKTALDVKSSFSTDTSEYHPEVSLYRLAHLNKPEALVLIAGAVVAVITGAILPVFGLLTSIMIKTFFELPDKMRKDSEFWALMFLILGIVALVAYSLRSYLFGVAGNKLIKRIREMCFEKLVSMEIEWFDMAKNSSGVISARLSTDAAMIRALVGDALAQIVQEIASLLVGFAIAFEACWQLALIVGAMMPLLGLNTYVQMKSAKGFIKEAKLMNERASQVANDAVGNMRTVASFCAQEKIMEIYKEKCEGPASSGTKPGLIGGIGFGASMCFLYLVYAASFYAGGRLVEDGKTTTANVFCVFFVLSMVATAISTWSAMAPDSGKAKAAAASIFAILDGKSKLDPRHESGITLENIDGEIEFRHVYFSYPSRPDIQILKDLSLTVSSRKMVGLVGESGSGKSTVISLLQRFYEYDSGHITLDGIEIHKLQLKWLRQQMGLVNQEPVLFNDTIRANIAYGKGESPTEAEIIAAAKSANAHEFISGLNQGYDTVVGERGVHLSGGQKQRVAIARAIIKKPKILLLDEATSALDAESEKIVQEALDRVMVNRSTIVVAHRLSTIRGADSIAVFKNGCIVEKGNHQSLINIKDGYYSSLVKLHHAALP; this is encoded by the exons ATGGCAAATATGGAGAGTGCTCCGTCTTCATCGATATTCTCTGTTGCCGATTCTACAGACAAAGTTCTGATGTTGGTAGGCACAGTTGGTGCCATTGGTCATGGACTGTCAGTGCCTCTGATGGCTCTGATTTTCGGAAGCTTAGTGAATGCTTTCGAGCAATCTCAAACGAAGAACACCGTACCAATGGTGTCCGAG GTTTCACTTGAATTTGTGTACTTGGCTCTCGGGTGTGGACTTGCTTCTTTTCTTC AAGTGTCGTGTTGGACGATCACTGGGGAGAGGCAGTCTGCTCGAATTAGGAGGCTATATTTGCAGGCTATACTGCGACAAGATATTGCTTACTTTGATGAGAAAGTAAGCACCggagaaataattgaaaagaTGTCTAGTGACACTAATCTTATTCACGATGCCATTGGAGAGAAG GCGGGGAAGTTTGTCCAAGTTGTAACGACGTTACTCGGAGGCTTTGTGGTTGCCTTTGCAAAAGGGTGGCTCCTTGCACTAGTCATGTTTTCAGTACTTCCTTTGACAGTCATGTCCTCTGTCGTCATCTACTCTCTCGGTTTCAAGATTAATTCTCTGGCTCAGAAAGCGCGCAATGATGCTGCCAACGTAGTGCATCAAACATTTGGCTGTATCAGAACT GTTGCATCATTCAATGGTGAGAAACAAGCTGTTGCTAGCTACAAGAAGTTTCTTGCTAGCTCCTACAAATTCGACATGTTTGCAGTCTTGAGTGGCGGATCAGAATTCGGATTCCATATGTTTACCATGTTCTGCACTTATGCTATGGCTGTTTGGTTTGGTGCCAAAATGATCATACATAATGGTTATACTGGAGGGGAAGTGTATACAGTGCTCCTTGCAATGATAATGGGATCTTC TTCTCTGGGCCATGTGTCGCGTCCACTAGCTGCATTTGCAGCAGGCAAAGCAGCAGCTTTAAGTATGTTTGAGACGATAAATAGGACACTGAGCATTGATGCATATGACACGAGAGGAAAAATATTGAACGACATTCGTGGAGACATAGAGTTGAAGTGTGTCACTTTCAGCTATCCAACAAGACCAAAAGAGCTaatatttgattcattttctcTGTTTATTCCCAATGGAACAACTGTAGCTTTGGTCGGGCAGAGTGGAAGCGGGAAGTCTACTATTATTAGTCTAATAGAGCGGTTTTATGATCCAGTTTTGGGTGAGGTATTGATTGATGGAACTGATCTACGAGAATTCAAGCTCAAGTGGATTAGATCAAAGATAGGCCTAGTTAGCCAGGAGCCACTACTTTTCAATGCCAGCATCAAGGAAAATATCGCGTATGGCAAAGACGAGGCGACTTCAGACCAGATTAGAGCAGCAGCAGATTTGGCAAACGCAAAAGATTTCATTGATATGCTTCCTCAG GGGATGGATACCGTGGTCGGGGAGCGTGGCGTGCAGCTTTCTGGTGGTCAGAAACAAAGAGTTGCAATAGCTAGAGCAATCATAAAGGATCCCAGAATTCTACTTCTAGATGAGGCAACAAGCGCGCTAGATGGAGACTCTGAGAGAGTCGTACAAGAGGCGTTGGAAAAGATCAAGATGAATCGAACGACTGTCATTGTTGCACATCGCTTGAGCACTATTAGAAATGCTAATTTAATTGTTGTTCTTCACCAAGGGAAACTGGTTGAGAAAG GTACACATGCCGAACTACTCAAGGATCCTCAGGGGATGTATTCGAATCTGATATGCTCTCAAGAAGTAAACAACAAATTGGAGCAAAACATTGATGACAGATACATAACATGTGCCACAAGATTTGGCTTAGAGAGTTCACGATCATTGGGAATGGCAAGCAGCAGCCCTGGTTCATTGTCAATTAGTTCCTCGAAAACAGCATTAGATGTTAAGTCTTCCTTCTCTACTGATACATCAGAATACCATCCGGAAGTCTCACTTTATCGCCTTGCTCATCTCAACAAGCCAGAGGCACTAGTGCTAATAGCAGGAGCTGTAGTTGCTGTCATAACTGGGGCAATACTGCCCGTTTTTGGCTTACTAACCTCTATCATGATCAAGACATTTTTTGAGTTGCCTGATAAAATGAGGAAGGATTCAGAATTCTGGGCTTTGATGTTTCTCATTCTTGGAATAGTAGCACTGGTTGCATATTCATTAAGGTCATACTTGTTTGGTGTGGCTGGGAATAAACTGATTAAGCGAATCAGAGAAATGTGCTTCGAGAAGTTGGTTAGCATGGAGATAGAATGGTTTGATATGGCTAAGAACTCCAGCGGCGTGATCAGTGCAAGGCTCTCGACTGATGCAGCTATGATCCGTGCTCTCGTTGGAGATGCATTGGCACAGATTGTGCAAGAAATCGCCTCACTTCTAGTTGGGTTCGCTATAGCTTTTGAAGCATGTTGGCAGCTGGCACTTATAGTTGGTGCAATGATGCCTCTCTTAGGACTCAACACCTATGTACAGATGAAGTCTGCCAAAGGCTTCATCAAGGAAGCAAAG TTGATGAATGAGAGAGCGAGTCAAGTAGCGAACGATGCTGTTGGTAATATGAGAACGGTAGCTTCGTTTTGTGCTCAAGAAAAGATCATGGAGATTTACAAGGAGAAATGTGAAGGGCCAGCTTCAAGTGGGACAAAACCAGGATTGATTGGTGGAATTGGATTTGGTGCATCTATGTGCTTTCTATATTTGGTTTATGCTGCCAGCTTCTATGCAGGTGGTCGGCTCGTTGAGGATGGGAAAACTACCACTGctaatgtattttgt GTTTTCTTCGTTCTATCAATGGTGGCCACAGCAATATCCACTTGGAGTGCCATGGCTCCAGATTCAGGCAAAGCAAAGGCGGCAGCCGCCTCCATATTTGCCATTCTTGATGGCAAATCCAAGCTTGATCCTAGACACGAGTCAGGGATCACTCTCGAAAATATTGACGGGGAAATTGAATTCAGACATGTTTACTTCAGCTATCCAAGTAGGCCAGACATTCAGATTTTAAAGGATCTTTCTTTGACGGTCAGCAGTCGCAAG ATGGTTGGTCTAGTTGGGGAGAGTGGAAGTGGTAAATCAACTGTGATCTCATTACTCCAAAGATTTTATGAATATGACTCTGGTCACATCACACTTGATGGGATTGAAATACATAAGCTCCAGCTGAAATGGCTAAGGCAGCAGATGGGGCTGGTGAACCAAGAGCCGGTCTTGTTCAACGACACAATCCGAGCAAACATCGCTTATGGCAAAGGAGAGTCCCCGACCGAGGCTGAGATCATAGCTGCAGCAAAATCAGCCAATGCACATGAATTTATCAGTGGGCTGAACCAG GGATATGATACGGTAGTAGGAGAGAGAGGGGTTCACCTATCGGGCGGGCAGAAGCAGCGCGTGGCAATTGCAAGAGCGATAATCAAGAAGCCAAAGATACTTCTACTAGACGAGGCAACGAGCGCATTGGATGCGGAGTCGGAGAAGATAGTTCAAGAGGCTCTAGATAGAGTGATGGTGAACAGAAGCACAATTGTAGTAGCACATAGGCTATCTACAATCAGGGGAGCAGACTCCATTGCGGTGTTCAAGAATGGATGCATTGTGGAGAAAGGAAATCACCAAAGCTTGATCAATATCAAAGATGGCTATTACTCCTCTCTTGTAAAACTTCACCATGCTGCATTGCCTTAA
- the LOC121805987 gene encoding 60S ribosomal protein L31 produces the protein MVEKGSKVRKEEVVSREYTINLHKRLHGCTFKKKAPNAIKEIRKFAQKAMGTTDVRVDVKLNKHIWSRGIRSVPRRIRVRIARKRNDDEDAKEELYSLVTVAEIPEGGLKGLGTSVIEEEE, from the exons ATGGTGGAGAAGGGTAGCAAGGTGAGGAAGGAGGAGGTCGTCTCCAGGGAGTATACCATCAACCTCCACAAGCGCCTCCACGGAtg CACCTTCAAGAAGAAGGCTCCAAATGCTATTAAGGAAATCAGAAAGTTTGCCCAGAAAGCCATGGGAACTACAGATGTGAGAGTTGATGTCAAGTTGAACAAGCATATCTGGAGCCGTGGCATCCGCAGTGTTCCGAGAAGGATTCGTGTCCGAATTGCAAGAAAGAGGAACGATGACGAGGATGCCAAGGAGGAACTCTACTCTTTGGTGACTGTTGCCGAAATTCCAGAAGGGGGCTTGAAGGGATTGGGCACCTCAGTCATTGAGGAGGAagagtaa
- the LOC121802589 gene encoding protein gamma response 1-like — MECHLQKSPNPGHPAFHSDQKYVSGLSTILVATIQETKDRISQIEYIFCSQLFPKFQLNTQSLDMIYSEAREAAEDAYKEKEKDLLLQIKKLQCQNQQLLENNRLLKMEKAQLAHRENESRNRFNELQEELNQQTLEANERREAHQNQQKLLESKSSLVHSFEKTIQELEEKNKMRLKMQKKLELDTEGLQQDLTKKSKELDDTMELQHKLLQVNQLKSSSVLQKENQLKEYEEKTNRLHRKLEKMESKIKELLSELREKTEEVEKRKELQGNLLKKIEFQAAEIMDNEQALNDKEKENRLLASKVTCLVNRVNEIQKELEQKTSEFEKVSKVQDQLLRQTESSNLEIVKRGQALELLQEEKKRLLDKQKLLGERVDKLQEDLSKRTREYLDGVELHRKLLQQIEAKDSELYSEKMKVKDGIDKYKSLKSQHLSLREKCNLTEETMLPLEGENEMMGHNQTPGPSYDIDKKEAVSVQRTSPAAPTTSRILIAPKRPISSKPCPSAGMKRPHSLWRDTRSHQSRVGPDPHDDFLDTPLENVRDNLGKAMKVASPDSTKLNVVNSHLDDSDDQTQDIGADAKLNKVHKSPPRAGTSGFKYVEPVRKKSDRENLKGFECKQCKKFYDAVLPGTDKESSRCEHHNGVSRHRYRYAPPSTPEGFWNIGFESEM; from the exons ATGGAATGCCATCTGCAAAAGTCTCCCAACCCAGGGCATCCTGCTTTTCATTCTGATCAAAAATATGTTTCTGGGCTCAGTACCATTCTGGTTGCTACGATACAGGAAACCAAAGATAGGATTTCTCAGATAGAATACATCTTCTGCAGTCAACTATTTCCCAAGTTTCAGTTGAATACTCAAAGCCTTGATATGATATATTCAGAAGCAAGGGAAGCTGCAGAAGATGCAtacaaagaaaaggaaaaagaccTGCTGCTCCAGATTAAGAAGCTCCAGTGTCAAAACCAGCAGCTTCTTGAAAATAATAGATTGCTCAAGATGGAGAAGGCACAACTTGCCCACAGGGAGAATGAGTCCCGTAACCGCTTTAATGAACTCCAGGAAGAGTTGAATCAGCAAACACTAGAAGCAAATGAAAGGAGGGAGGCTCACCAAAATCAGCAGAAGCTTCTCGAATCAAAATCATCCCTCGTGCATAGCTTTGAAAAGACAATACAGGAGCttgaagagaaaaataaaatgcgTCTGAAAATGCAAAAGAAGTTGGAGCTTGATACCGAGGGACTGCAGCAAGACCTAACCAAGAAGTCTAAGGAACTTGATGATACAATGGAGTTGCAACATAAGCTCCTCCAGGTGAATCAATTGAAATCGTCTTCAGTTCTGCAGAAAGAAAACCAATTGAAGGAGTATGAAGAGAAAACTAACAGACTCCATCGCAAACTTGAAAAAATGGAGAGTAAAATTAAAGAGCTGCTGTCAGAACTCAGAGAGAAGACTGAAGAAGTTGAAAAGAGGAAGGAATTGCAAGGAAATTTGCTTAAGAAGATCGAGTTTCAAGCTGCAGAAATAATGGATAATGAACAAGCATTGAATGACAAAGAGAAGGAGAATAGGCTTCTTGCATCGAAAGTAACGTGTTTGGTTAATCGTGTTAATGAAATCCAAAAGGAACTTGAACAAAAGACTTCTGAATTCGAGAAGGTCAGTAAAGTGCAAGATCAGTTACTTCGACAAACTGAGTCTTCTAATCTAGAAATAGTCAAGAGAGGGCAAGCATTGGAATTGCTTCAGGAGGAGAAGAAAAGGCTTCTGGATAAACAGAAACTCTTAGGAGAAAGAGTTGATAAGCTTCAGGAAGATCTCTCTAAGAGAACGAGAGAGTATTTGGATGGGGTGGAGCTGCACAGGAAGCTGTTGCAACAGATTGAAGCAAAAGATTCTGAATTGTATTCTGAAAAGATGAAAGTGAAAGATGGTATTGATAAATATAAGAGTCTGAAGTCTCAGCACCTAAGTCTCCGCGAAAAATGCAATCTTACTGAAGAAACTATGCTACCTCTTGAGGGTGAAAATGAAATGATGGGACACAACCAGACTCCAGGGCCATCATATG ATATCGACAAAAAGGAGGCTGTATCGGTTCAGAGGACCAGTCCTGCCGCTCCTACAACTTCCCGTATTCTCATTGCTCCAAAGCGCCCGATTAGTTCAAAACCTTGTCCCTCAGCTGGTATGAAACGCCCTCATTCTCTCTGGAGGGACACAAGGTCTCATCAGAGCCGTGTGGGACCTGATCCCCATGATGATTTCCTTGATACTCCTCTGGAGAATGTTAGAGATAATTTAGGGAAGGCCATGAAGGTGGCTAGTCCAGATTCTACTAAGCTGAATGTGGTTAACAGTCACCTTGATGACTCTGATGATCAAACACAGGACATTGGTGCTGATGCTAAATTAAATAAGGTGCACAAGTCACCTCCGAGAGCTGGAACGTCAGGTTTTAAGTACGTGGAACCAGTGCGAAAGAAATCTGATCGTGAAAATCTGAAAGGTTTTGAATGCAAACAATGCAAGAAATTCTATGATGCTGTTCTCCCTGGTACTGATAAGGAAAGCAGCCGCTGTGAACACCACAATGGAGTATCTAGGCATCGATATAGGTATGCTCCTCCTTCGACTCCTGAAGGATTTTGGAATATCGGATTTGAATCTGAAATGTAG